The genomic stretch GGCGTCTGGGACTGGGATCTTCGCACCGGCGATTGCTTCTATTCGCCGACCTGGGCGCGAATGCTGGGCTATGAGGAGGATGAACTCGCCAACACCAGCGATTTGTGGCTGCGGCTTACCCATCCAGACGATCGCGAGCGGGCGCTGGCCAGCGGCGACCGCCACATTGCCGGGCTGACCGATGCCATCGAGACGGAATTGCGGCTGAAGCACAAGCAGGGCCACTGGGTCTGGGTGCTCGACCGCGGCGGCATCGTCGAGCGCGGCGCGGACGGGCATCCGCTCAGGCTGATGGGTGTGCAGACCGACATCTCGAAGCAGAAAGCGGCCGAAGCGGCGCTCGAACAGGTCACGATGCGCTTCCGCCTGGCGCTCGCTGCCAGCGGCACCGGCATCTGGCACTACGACATCGCCACCCACAAAAGCTATTGGGACGCCCGCACCAGGGAGATGTTCGGCGTCGTCGCCGATGCCGACGAGGTGCCGGCCGACCTCTGGCACAGTTTCCTGCACCCCGAGGACAAGGAAGCCACGGAGCGCGCCCACCAGCCGTCACCCGGCTCGGACGCGGTCACCGCTTCGCAATATCGCATCGTCAAGCGCGACGGCGAGATCCGCCACATCGAATCGTTGGTGCGTTACGTCGCCGCGGCGGGCGCCGCCGGTCAGGTTCTCGGCACGGTGCGCGATATCACCGAGGACAAGCTGCGCGAGCAGGAGCTTGCGTTTGCCGCCCGCCACGACGCGCTGACCGGTCTGTGGAACCGCGCCGCCTTCGACAGGCTGCTTGCCGACCACATTGCCACGGGCGTGCCGCTGGCGGTGTTCTATGTCGATCTCGATTACTTCAAGGCGCTCAACGACTTTGCCGGCCACGCCGCCGGCGATCTGGCGCTGAAGAGCGTGGCGGCGGGCATTGGCCGCTGCCTGCCGCCAGCGGCGCATGCGGCGCGACTCGGCGGCGACGAATTTGCCTTGCTGGTGCCGCATTGCGACGCGGCGCAGGCCGAGCGGCTGGCCGGCGCCATACTGGCGGCCGTGCGCGGCGCCGATCTCGGCGTTGCCGCGACGGCGCGGCGGCTCGCGGCAAGCATCGGCATCGCCATCGTCAACGACCGGGCAACCACGGTCGCCGATGCGCTGGCCTGCGCCGACGACGCCTGCTATGCCGCCAAGGCCGCAGGGCGCGACCGCTTCGCGGTGTTTTCGGCCGAGGCCAATTCCGGCGGTCTCAACGCCGCGCGGCTCGCCGCCGACACGGTCGACGCCATGGAGGACGGAAGGCTGAAACTGTTCGGCCAGGAGATCCACCGGCTTGGCCGGCCCTGGCAGGAAAACCGCCATGTCGAGGTGCTGGCGCGGCTTGCCGGGCGCGGCGGCAGGCTGATCCCGCCCAGCGAATTCATCCCGGCGGCGGAGCGCTTCGGCATAGCCGCCAGGCTCGATCGCTGGATCATCCGCACCGCGCTGTCGCGGCATGGCGCGGCGATGAAGTCCGGCGCGATCACGCTCGGCTTCAACCTGTCGGCGCAGACGCTGAGCGACCCCGGACTGTGGGACTTCGTCGACAGCATCATCGAGGAGACCGGGGCGCCGCATTCCGGCATCGGCTTCGAGATCACCGAAACCGCCGCCGTCACCAATTTCGACGCCGCCGAGACATTCGTGCGCAAGGCGCGCGAGCGGCGCTGCAAGGTGAGCCTCGACGATTTCGGCGCCGGCATGAGTTCTTTCGAATATCTCAGGCGCTTTCCGGTCGATGCCATAAAGATCGACGGTTCCTTCATCGAGCACATGGCCGAGAGCCGCTTCGACCGCGAGATCGTCTCGGCCATATCAGGCATTGCCCGCAGCGTCGGCTGCGCCGTCGTGGCCGAGAAGATCGAGCAAGCCGACACGCTCGGTATCCTGCAGGCGATGGGCGTCGATTTCGGCCAGGGTTTCCTGCTCCACCGGCCCGAACCGCTGGAGCAGATCGTGGCGCGCGCGACCGGGCCGGCAAGCGGAGCACAAGCCCGCAAGGCGTCCTGATGCATGTCGCCCAAAAGTGCGTAGCGGTTTTGGGATAAACGACATGCACAAGGCAAAGACTTGAAGCGCGTCGACGCGCTTCAATCAGGCTGAGTGCCGCGCCGCCGCTTGCGGAAAGTCCAGCACCCCGGCCTCGGGCCGCCTGTATTGTGCTTCCGCCACCATCTCGATCAGCAGGTCGAGCGCCTCGCATGCCGCACGGCTCGTCTCGTCACTGCCGCGCAGATAGTGATAGGCGCGTTCGAGATGGATGCGGGCGGCTGAAAAATCGCTGGTCAATGGTTCCCTCCATGATCCCGCCCTAATGTATCTTGGCCGGCCCGGCGGAATGTCGGGTAAATATCCACAGGCGGTTTTTATTCAAATGCCGCGAAATGGCGCCGAAGAGGGAGCGGCGGTGGGACTGCCAATCTCCCCCACAAGGGGGGAGATCGCCTGCTTCACTGGCCACGCTGTCAGGAGTGAAGTCTCCCACTCTTTGCCATGCCTTGCGACACGGCTAGACTGCCGCCTCCCTTGTCAGAGGTGACATGCATGATCGTCCAGGCCTGCATCAGTGGCGCGCGTCCGTACGATTTCCACCCGAAGCTGCCGCTCGATGCAAAGGCCATGGCCAGCGATGCAGCAGCCTGTGTCGCGGCCGGTGCTGGCGAGCTGCACATCCATCCGCGTGGCGCCGACGGGCGCGAAAGCCTGGCCGCCGTCGACGCGACGGTGCTGGCGGTGCGCCTGATCTGCCCGGGCACGTTGACAGGCGTGTCGACCGGCGCCTGGATCGAGAACGATGTCGCGCGCACCCGCGCGGCGATCGCCGGCTGGCGCGAACTGCCCGACTATGCCTCGGTCAACCTGTCGGAGGCCGACGCGCCCGCCGTGATGGAGCTGTTGCGGCAACGCGGCGTCGGCATCGAGGCCGGGCTCGCCACCGTTGCCGATGCCGAGCGGTTCGTCGGCCTTGCCGGCCACAACCAGGTGCTGCGCATCCTGATCGAGATCGATATCCAGGATTTGTCCAAGGCGCTCGACGAGGCACACGGCATCGCCGCCGTGCTCGATCGCGCCGATGTGCGGCGGCCAATCCTGCTGCACGGCGCCGACGCCACCGTCTGGCCGTTCGTCGATCTGGCGCGCAGCAAGCGCTGGTCGACGAGGGTCGGGCTGGAGGACGGCAAGATGCTGGCCGATGGCAGAGTGGCGAAGGACAATGCGGAGATCGTGGCCGCGGCCGTCGCTATTTTCCGCTCGGGCGGCTGAAGGGCTCAGTCCTGCCCGCCGGCGGGTGCTGTCCAAGTGCGCAAAACGTGTTTCTGGATCTTGCCGGATGCGGTGCGCGGCAGCGCGTCGGTGCGCAGGAATTCTCTCGGCACCTTGTAGCGGGCGATGCGGGCGCCGCAATGGCTTGCCAGATCGGCCGGATCGACGATGCATCCGGGCTTCACCACGACGAAGGCGCGCCCGACTTCGCCCCAGCGCGCGTCGGCGACGCCGATCACGGCGGCTTCGGCGATGCCGGGATGGTCGAGCAGAACGGTCTCGATTTCGACGGGATAGACGTTCTCGCCGCCGGAGATGAACATGTCCTTGCGACGGTCGACGAGGGTGACAAAACCGTCCTCGTCGCGCCGCGCGATGTCGCCGGTGCGGAACCAGCCATCGGCGGTGAAGGCGCGCTCCGTCTCCTCCGGCCGGTTCCAGTAGCCTGGCGTGATCGAGGGGCCGGACAGCCATATCTCGCCTGGCTCGCCGGCTGCGACGTCGCGGCCCTCGTCATCGACGAGGCGCAGGCCGATCGTTGGCGCCGGTAGGCCGGCCGAGCCTGCCTTGCCGGCGATGCGGCCGGCCTCGACCGGCATGCCGAGCACCGTGCCTGCCTCGGTCATGCCGAAGCCGTCGGCCATGCACACGCCTTGCGCCAGCCACCAGTTGATTTCGGCGGCCGGGTTTGGCGCGCCGCCGGTGAAGATGGCGGTGAGCGAAGTCCAGTGCGTCGGCGTGAAGTCGGGGTGGTCGCGCAGCATCCTGGCCATCTGCGGCACGCAGAAATAGTGGGTGACGCCAAGGGCCGGATCGGCAAGGCGGCGATTGGTGGCGCCGGCATCGAAACCGGGCGAGATCAGCACCGTGCCGCCGTGAAGCAGCGGCGGGCGCAGATTGGTGATGAGGCCGATGACATGGAACATCGGCGCGTCACAGAGGAATATGCTGGCATTGCCGACACGGCCCAGCATACCGAAATTGACCGCGGTGGCAAAGGCGTTGCGCTCGGTGACGATGACGCCCTTTGGCCGGCCCGACGTGCCCGATGTGTAGAGGATGATCGACGGCGTATCGTCGGCGGGCAGGGGACGGCGCGGCGCCGGCGCCCGTGCCTCCACCGTTCTCGCGAAGGCAGCGATTTCGACAGGCTTGCAACCCTTGGGCAGCGCCGTCTGCAGGACGGCATCATGCAGCAGCAGCGCCGGATCGCAATCGGCAAGGATCGCCTGCTGTTCGGCACCGGCGAGCCGCCAGTTGACCGGCACGAAGATGGCGCCGAGCCGCATTGCGGCCTGCTGCAGGATCAGGAGGTCGGCGCTGTTGCGGGCCAGCGTGGCGATCCGTTGCCCGGGCCTGACGCCGTAGCCGCTTTCGAGAACGCGCACAGCGCGCTGGATGGCCTCGTCAAGCGCGGCATAGGTCCAGCGCCGGCCGGAGGCGAGGTCGACGCAGGCAACGCGGTCCGGCTGCGCGCCGGCATGCAGGGCCACCGGATCTGAAGTCGTCAAGGCCGGCATGCGCATCTCCTCCCAGATTGCGTCGGTGGCTCGCGTCGTTGGCTTATCGCGTCACCTGGCCTTGTCGTAGGCACCGAGGCCGGGCTTGTAGCTCTTTTCGTCGATGAACTGGCGGATGCCTTCCTTGCGGCCCTCATTGTCGTGCGAGTTGGCCGCCTCCTGGGCGCGGACGAGATAGTCCTCGGCATTGTCGTAGGTCATTTCGCCGACGCGGCGGATGGCGTCCTTGGTCGCCTTCAGCGCGATCGGGTTCTTCTTCAAGAGGATGTTGGCGACCTCGGTGACCCGCGCCTTCAGCTCGGCCAACGGCAGGCTTTCATTGACCAGCTTCCAGGCGGCGGCCTTCCTGCCGTCGATCAATTCGCCGGTCAGCGCGTGATACATGGCGTCACGCATCGACAGGAGGTCGACCACCACCTTGGTGGCGCCGCCGCCGGGCAGGATGCCCCAGTTGATCTCGGACAGAGCGAATTGCGCCTCGTCGGCGGCGAAGGCGAGGTCGCAAGCGAAAAGCGGGCCATAGCCGCCACCAAAGCACCAGCCATTGACCATGGCGATGGTCGGCTTGCCGTACCAGCGCAGGCGCCGCCACCAGCCATAGGCTTCCGCTTGCGCCTTGCGCACGGCGCCAAGCCCCTTGGCTTCGGTCTCGCGGAAATACTCCTTGAGGTCCATGCCCGCCGACCAGGCGCTGCCTTCGCCCGACAGCACGAGCACGCCGACATCGTCGCGGTACTCGAGTTCGTCGAGAACCTCCATCATGCGCCGGTTGAGCGCCGGGTTCATGCAATTGCGCTTGTCCGGCCGGTCGAAGCGCACCCAGGCGATGCCGTTCTCGACGTCGAAGGCAACGGTCTCATCGGTCATGGTCGGCATCCTCCCGTTCCATTTGGAAATTGCTATGGAGCATAGCTATCTCGATTGCTATGTCGCATAGTCTTTTTCGCTTGACAAGGGCCGGCATCGCGGCGATCGGTTGGCATGGACGAAACCCAGCTTCACCCCGGGCCAGACATGATGTCCGAAAACGGGCTCGATGCGCAGATCGGCTACAATCTCAAGCGCGCCTCGGCTTTCGCGCTCAATGATTTCGCGGTCGAGCTGACCGATGCGAGGCTGCGCCCGGTCACCTATGGCATGCTGGCGCTGATCGATGAGAGGCCAGGCATCCGCGCCGCGGAGCTGTGCCGCCTGCTCGGCATGAAGAGCGCCAACATGGCGCCGCTGCTGGCCGAGCTGGAAGAGCGCGGGCTGGTGGAGCGCGACGACCATGCCGAGGACAGGCGCGTGCGGGTGCTGACGCTGACGCAGGCGGCCAGGCAGGCCATGCCCGGCTGGCGGCGACAGGTTCGCCGGCACGAGGACAGGTTCCTGCAAAGGCTGACGAAGAAGGAGCGGGCGACGCTGCTGCGCCTGCTGCGCCTGATCTGGACGGATGAAGATTGAGGGCTGTTTAGCTGGTTTCCCGTCCGAGGCTGAGCAGCAGCGGCAGTATGGGTTTCATGGCGTCGTCGCCGGGACCAGGAAACGGTCGGGCGCCAGCGCCGCGGCGGTGACGCCGAGCGCCGTGACATCTTCCGGCAGGGGCTCGCCGCGCATCAGCGTCGCGCTCAGCCTGGCCAAGCTCAGCGACACCTGAAAACCATAGCCGCCCTGGCCGCCAAGCCAGAAGAAGCCGGGCAGGCGGGGGTCGAAGCCGGCGACCGGCGTGCGGTCGGGCGCGAAGGTGCGCAGGCCTGCCCATGGCGTCGACGGCCGGCCGATGCGCATCGACGTCGCCTGCTCGATGCGGTCGACGGCGATGGCGACGTCGAGGTCTTCCGGATACGCGTCGCAAGGCTCGGAGTCGGTCTCGTCGGCGAGCGAGCCGATGAGCCTGCCGGCGTCGGGCTTGAAGTAGAATTGTTCGTGCAAGTCGACCACCAGCGGCCAGCCGGCGATGTCGGTGCCCGCAGGCGGGTCGAACAGGAAGGCGGTGCGCCGCTTGGGCTGGAAGCCGAGGCCGGAGAGCCCGGCCAGGCCAGCGACGACATCGACCCAGGCGCCGGCGGCGTTGACGACGATGTCGGCTGAATAGACACCGGCGCTCGTCTCCACCCGCAGGCCGCCGCCGTCGCGCGAGATGGCGCGCACTTCCTCGCCGGTGCGGATCAGGCCGCCGCCAGCCTTTAGCGCCGAGGCACAGGCCGCCAGCATCTTGTCGGTGTCGACATCCACCGCGTCCGGCTCATAGGCGCCGCCGCAAGTGGCTTCAGTGGCAATGACGGGAACCATAACGTGGAGCTCGGCCGCCGACAGGCGGCGCACGCTGGGCACCAGCGCCTGCAATTCGCCGGCCAGCTTGTCGATCGCGGCGCCGTCGCCTTTCCAGCCGACATGCAGCGCGCCGCGCCGATGGGCAGCAAAGCCGCCCTCGATGATCGCCTGCCGGCTGGCCAGCGTCAGAGCGCGCACCAGCCGGTTTCCATAGGTCTCGGTGAACAAGGCGGCGGAGCGGCCGCTAGCGTGGTAGCCAAGATGCGGCTCGCGCTCGAGGACGGTAACGGAGGCCCAATCCCGCACGGCGGCGGCCACCGACAGACCGGCAATGCCACCACCGATGACGACGATTTTTTGGGGAGGATTCGAAAGCATCCAGCACTCCTAAAAATGATTTCGTATCCAGTCAAACGGCGCGACCGCTTCTACAGGGCCACGGTCCGCCCCAATCCCCGCCGAACTGCCTCGCGATAGGCAAGGTCGGCCGCCACCATGTCTTCCATGGCAACACCCATGGCCTTGTAGACGGTGACCTGGCCGGCGCCGGTCCTTCCCGGCCGCAGTCCAAGCAGCATCTCGCCGAGCTCTGTCCCGGTTTGCGGATCGATGCCATTGAGTTCGCAAGAGCCGACCGGCGTCGGGGCGAAGGCGTCCCTGGTCTCGACGAACAGGCTGGCCCGGCCGACAAGCTCGACCGGCAGTTCGCCGCCGGGCGGCGCGACGCCCACCGACGAGACATGCGTGCCGGGCCGCACCCACTCGGCCGAAATCACCGGCTGGTAGGAATGCGTTGCCAGGCACACGACATCCGACGAGCGCACCGCGGCCTCGATGTCGCAGACGGCGACGACACCCGGATGCCGCGCCGCCAGTGCCTGCGCGTCCGCGAATTCCTTCGAGACGACGCGGATTTCGGAGAAGTCCCGCACCAGCGGCAGGAGGTGCAAATGCTGTCCGGCCTGCACGCCGGCGCCGACCACCGTCGCGACCCTGGCGTCGCGGCGGGCGAGTTCGCGCACCGAGAGCACGGCCGAGCCGGAGGTGCGCACGGCGGTGATGTAGGTGCCGTCCATGACGCAGACCGGCATGCCCGTTTCGGGGTCGAACAGATGGATGGTTGCGAGATGGCTGGGGATCGCCCGGGAGATATTGCCTTCGAAGACGTTGACGATCTTCACCGTCAAATGCATGCCCGCCATCCAGGCCGGCATCGCCAGCGAATAGCCGGCCTGGGGAATGTCGAGCTGCGGCCGCGCCGGATTGACGATCTTGCCGCCGGACAATGCCTTGAAGCCCTCTGCCAGAGCATCGAGAAGCCGGCGCGGGTCGATGCATGTTTTCACCTCGGCCTCGCTCAGGATGAGCACAGGTATGTCGCCCTTGGTCAGGGCATTGCGGGAGGTCGGTGTCGCTGATGTCATGGGAATTGCCTCGGTCGGGTTGCGTTGCCCGCCAACGGTATTGCCACTCGACAGCGTGATGAAATATGCTGTTTTCACGATTTTGGCGTGATAATCGCGCTATCGGTGGCCAGAAAGCGTGAATTCCGAATGGACGATCTTGACCGTATCGATCGCTCGCTGTTGCGCTTGCTGCAGGAGGATGGCCGCCGCACGACGCTCGATCTGGCCCGCCGCGTCGGCCTGTCGCCGACCGGGGCGGCGCAGCGCATCAAGCGGCTGTTTTCCGAAGGCTTCATCCGGGCGGTGCGGGCCGTTCTCGACCCGGCCCGGATCGGCCAGGCACAACTCGTCTTCATCGAAGTGCGGCTCGATCATACGGCCCCGCATGTCTTCGACCGCTTCGCCGAGGCGGTCCTGCGGGCGCCCGAGATCATCGAATGCCACATGGTGGTTGGCGGCTTCGACTACCTGGTCAAGGCGCGCATCGCCGACATGGCGATGTTCCAGGATTTCCTGCAGCGGGTGATCCTGCCGCTGCCCGGCGTCCGGGAGACGCATACCTACGCCTCGATCGCCAATGTGAAGCCGGACGCGTTGCTGCCGATCTAAAGCGCGTCACGCGACGCGCTTTAGATCTTTGTTTTTTATGCATGTCGTTCCCCCAAAACCGAGGTCACTTTTGGGCGACATGCATTAGACCGGCGGCCGTTCCCCGGCATCCAGCAGCCATTGCCGCACGGCCTGTGTCGGTTCGGGATGGCGCTGCTTCCTCGGCATCACGACATGGAAATCCTGCGTGCCGCGCATTTCGCCACTAACCGGCTGGACGAGGCGGCCGGCTGCGAGGTCGGCGGCGACGAGGAAGCGGCTGGCCAGCGCTATGCCCTGGCCGGCGATGGCCGCGTCGATGGCGAGGCTGGTCTGGTTGAAGCGCATGCGTTTGAGCTCGGCCGTCATCTTCAGGCCGACGGCTTTTTCCATGAACTC from Mesorhizobium sp. 113-3-3 encodes the following:
- a CDS encoding Lrp/AsnC ligand binding domain-containing protein, whose protein sequence is MDDLDRIDRSLLRLLQEDGRRTTLDLARRVGLSPTGAAQRIKRLFSEGFIRAVRAVLDPARIGQAQLVFIEVRLDHTAPHVFDRFAEAVLRAPEIIECHMVVGGFDYLVKARIADMAMFQDFLQRVILPLPGVRETHTYASIANVKPDALLPI
- a CDS encoding NAD(P)/FAD-dependent oxidoreductase, with product MLSNPPQKIVVIGGGIAGLSVAAAVRDWASVTVLEREPHLGYHASGRSAALFTETYGNRLVRALTLASRQAIIEGGFAAHRRGALHVGWKGDGAAIDKLAGELQALVPSVRRLSAAELHVMVPVIATEATCGGAYEPDAVDVDTDKMLAACASALKAGGGLIRTGEEVRAISRDGGGLRVETSAGVYSADIVVNAAGAWVDVVAGLAGLSGLGFQPKRRTAFLFDPPAGTDIAGWPLVVDLHEQFYFKPDAGRLIGSLADETDSEPCDAYPEDLDVAIAVDRIEQATSMRIGRPSTPWAGLRTFAPDRTPVAGFDPRLPGFFWLGGQGGYGFQVSLSLARLSATLMRGEPLPEDVTALGVTAAALAPDRFLVPATTP
- a CDS encoding 3-keto-5-aminohexanoate cleavage protein, whose translation is MIVQACISGARPYDFHPKLPLDAKAMASDAAACVAAGAGELHIHPRGADGRESLAAVDATVLAVRLICPGTLTGVSTGAWIENDVARTRAAIAGWRELPDYASVNLSEADAPAVMELLRQRGVGIEAGLATVADAERFVGLAGHNQVLRILIEIDIQDLSKALDEAHGIAAVLDRADVRRPILLHGADATVWPFVDLARSKRWSTRVGLEDGKMLADGRVAKDNAEIVAAAVAIFRSGG
- a CDS encoding ornithine cyclodeaminase family protein; the encoded protein is MTSATPTSRNALTKGDIPVLILSEAEVKTCIDPRRLLDALAEGFKALSGGKIVNPARPQLDIPQAGYSLAMPAWMAGMHLTVKIVNVFEGNISRAIPSHLATIHLFDPETGMPVCVMDGTYITAVRTSGSAVLSVRELARRDARVATVVGAGVQAGQHLHLLPLVRDFSEIRVVSKEFADAQALAARHPGVVAVCDIEAAVRSSDVVCLATHSYQPVISAEWVRPGTHVSSVGVAPPGGELPVELVGRASLFVETRDAFAPTPVGSCELNGIDPQTGTELGEMLLGLRPGRTGAGQVTVYKAMGVAMEDMVAADLAYREAVRRGLGRTVAL
- a CDS encoding MarR family winged helix-turn-helix transcriptional regulator, giving the protein MDETQLHPGPDMMSENGLDAQIGYNLKRASAFALNDFAVELTDARLRPVTYGMLALIDERPGIRAAELCRLLGMKSANMAPLLAELEERGLVERDDHAEDRRVRVLTLTQAARQAMPGWRRQVRRHEDRFLQRLTKKERATLLRLLRLIWTDED
- a CDS encoding AMP-binding protein, translated to MRMPALTTSDPVALHAGAQPDRVACVDLASGRRWTYAALDEAIQRAVRVLESGYGVRPGQRIATLARNSADLLILQQAAMRLGAIFVPVNWRLAGAEQQAILADCDPALLLHDAVLQTALPKGCKPVEIAAFARTVEARAPAPRRPLPADDTPSIILYTSGTSGRPKGVIVTERNAFATAVNFGMLGRVGNASIFLCDAPMFHVIGLITNLRPPLLHGGTVLISPGFDAGATNRRLADPALGVTHYFCVPQMARMLRDHPDFTPTHWTSLTAIFTGGAPNPAAEINWWLAQGVCMADGFGMTEAGTVLGMPVEAGRIAGKAGSAGLPAPTIGLRLVDDEGRDVAAGEPGEIWLSGPSITPGYWNRPEETERAFTADGWFRTGDIARRDEDGFVTLVDRRKDMFISGGENVYPVEIETVLLDHPGIAEAAVIGVADARWGEVGRAFVVVKPGCIVDPADLASHCGARIARYKVPREFLRTDALPRTASGKIQKHVLRTWTAPAGGQD
- a CDS encoding EAL domain-containing protein — its product is MARQGKKSRNGAFWAKALERAHLGVWDWDLRTGDCFYSPTWARMLGYEEDELANTSDLWLRLTHPDDRERALASGDRHIAGLTDAIETELRLKHKQGHWVWVLDRGGIVERGADGHPLRLMGVQTDISKQKAAEAALEQVTMRFRLALAASGTGIWHYDIATHKSYWDARTREMFGVVADADEVPADLWHSFLHPEDKEATERAHQPSPGSDAVTASQYRIVKRDGEIRHIESLVRYVAAAGAAGQVLGTVRDITEDKLREQELAFAARHDALTGLWNRAAFDRLLADHIATGVPLAVFYVDLDYFKALNDFAGHAAGDLALKSVAAGIGRCLPPAAHAARLGGDEFALLVPHCDAAQAERLAGAILAAVRGADLGVAATARRLAASIGIAIVNDRATTVADALACADDACYAAKAAGRDRFAVFSAEANSGGLNAARLAADTVDAMEDGRLKLFGQEIHRLGRPWQENRHVEVLARLAGRGGRLIPPSEFIPAAERFGIAARLDRWIIRTALSRHGAAMKSGAITLGFNLSAQTLSDPGLWDFVDSIIEETGAPHSGIGFEITETAAVTNFDAAETFVRKARERRCKVSLDDFGAGMSSFEYLRRFPVDAIKIDGSFIEHMAESRFDREIVSAISGIARSVGCAVVAEKIEQADTLGILQAMGVDFGQGFLLHRPEPLEQIVARATGPASGAQARKAS
- a CDS encoding p-hydroxycinnamoyl CoA hydratase/lyase, coding for MTDETVAFDVENGIAWVRFDRPDKRNCMNPALNRRMMEVLDELEYRDDVGVLVLSGEGSAWSAGMDLKEYFRETEAKGLGAVRKAQAEAYGWWRRLRWYGKPTIAMVNGWCFGGGYGPLFACDLAFAADEAQFALSEINWGILPGGGATKVVVDLLSMRDAMYHALTGELIDGRKAAAWKLVNESLPLAELKARVTEVANILLKKNPIALKATKDAIRRVGEMTYDNAEDYLVRAQEAANSHDNEGRKEGIRQFIDEKSYKPGLGAYDKAR